The sequence GCCAGCGACGCGGCCATGTTGTTGATCGACCATCAGAGCGGTCTGTTCCAGATCGTCAAAGACATGGACGTGCCGCAACTGCGCGCCAACGCCGTAGCGCTGGCGAAAGCGGCGACCCTGCTGAAGATGCCGGTGATTACCACGGCATCGGTGCCGCAAGGGCCGAACGGGCCGTTGATCCCGGAAATTCACGAAGCCGCGCCGCATGCGCAATACGTAGCGCGCAAGGGCGAAATCAATGCCTGGGATAACCCGGAGTTTCACGCGGCAGTCAAAGCCACCGGCAAGAAAACCCTGGTGATCGCCGGGACCCTGACCAGCGTTTGCCTGGCGTTCCCGTCCATCGCCGCTGTGCATGAGGGCTACAAGGTGTTCGCCGTGGTCGACGCGTCCGGTAATCACTCGAAACTGGCCACTGATCTGACCGTTGCCCGTTTGGCCCAGGCCGGGGTGGTGCCGATCGACATCATGGCTACGCTTTCCGAGCTGCAGGGCTCGTGGAACCGTCCCGATGCCGAGCAGTGGGCGGCCGTCTACGCCCAGGCCATGCCGCATTATCAATTGCTGATCGAGAGCTACCTCAAGGCTCAGCAAGTCGCGAACGAACACGAAGTGCTGGATTCCCAGCGCTGATCGAGTCTCATGAGGCCGACCCCCGTCGGCCTCTACCACCCGCGAGGATTACTGCAATGACCACTCAATACAAACGTCTGGATAAAAACAACGCTGCGGTGCTGCTGGTCGACCATCAGGCCGGGCTGCTGTCGCTGGTGCGCGACATCGAGCCGGACAAGTTCAAGAACAACGTGCTGGCGCTGGCCGATCTGGCCAAGTACTTCAAGCTGCCGACGATCCTCACCACCAGTTTCGAAACCGGCCCCAACGGCCCGCTGGTGCCGGAGCTGAAAGCGCTGTTTCCGGAGGCGCCGTACATCGCCCGGCCAGGCCAGATCAACGCTTGGGACAACGAGGATTTCGTCAAGGCGATCAAGGCGACTGGCAAGAAACAACTGATCATTGCCGGTGTAGTGACGGAAGTTTGCGTGGCGTTCCCGGCGCTGTCGGCATTGGAAGAGGGCTTCGATGTGTTCGTGGTGACCGATGCCTCGGGCACGTTCAACGAACTGACCCGCGAATCGGCGTGGAACCGCATGTCCAGCGCCGGTGCGCAATTGATGACCTGGTTCGGTCTGGCCTGCGAGTTGCACCGCGACTGGCGCAACGACATCGAAGGGCTGGGCACGCTGTTCTCCAACCACATCCCGGACTACCGCAACCTGATGACCAGCTACAGCACCCTGACTAACGGTAAATAACCCCGGGCCACACCGCAGTCCCATGTAGGAGCGAGCCTGCTCGCGAAGGCGTCATGTCAGTCGATGCACCTTTGACTGATCGACCGCATTCGCGAGCAGGCTCGCTCCCACATTTCGTTTTGTGGTGTTTTTGCGCGGGCATTCATGCTCTGAAATCAATTGCTCCTACACTTGCTCAATCTGTGCGATCTTCTCGCGATTGGCCCCCGTCGGAGTTGTTTGATGCTGTCTCTGCTCACCGAACACCCGTTGTTCTGCGCGTTGATCCTGATCCTCCTCGATCTGGGCCTGTGGCGTCTGATCAGTTCCCATGGCAGTGAGTGGAAACTGCTGGTGCGGGTGCTGATTTTCACGCTGTTCAGCGTCCTGTTGTTCAACGAAGGCCTCAACCCGATGGAGCCCGCACCGTGGGCCGACAACGTGCCGCTGCATCTGGCGGCGACCGGGTTGCAGATTGGCTGGTGGCTGTTCGGTGCGCGCACCCTGACGGTGTTGATCGGCGCGGTAATGATGCAGCGGGTCGGCCACACCGGGCGGCTGCTGCAGGATTTGCTCGGCGCGGTGATTTTCCTTATCGCGATCATCGCGGCGCTGGCCTATGTGCTGGATCTGCCGGTCAAAGGCGTGCTGGCGACGTCCGGTGCGCTGGCGATCATCGTCGGTCTGGCTTTGCAGAGTACGTTGAGCGATGTGTTCTCCGGGATCGTCCTCAACACCACCAAGCCTTATCAACTGGATGACTGGATCTCGATCGACGGCACCGAAGGGCGGGTCACCGATATCGACTGGCGTGCCACGCGCCTGCAGACCAGCCAGGGCAGCATGGCGGTGATTCCCAACTCGCTGGCGGCCAAGGCCAAGATCATCAACTTCAGTCGGCCGAGCAATATGTTCGGCGTCGCGGTCAGCGTGCAGGTCAGCCCGCATGCCCGGCCCAGCTCGGTAATCGATGCGCTGGAGCGGGCCATGCAGGGCTGCCGTCAACTGCTCGACACGCCTGCACCGAGCGTCGCCCTGAAAAGCTCCGGCAGCAGTGGCGCGGAATACGAGATCAGCGGTTTCGTCGCTTCGATGGGTGAGAAGCGCGTGGTGCGCAATCAACTGTTTGACCTGGCGTATCGGCACTTGCAGGCGTCCGGGGTCAATCTGCTGTCGAGTGATGAAAGCACTGCGCCGACCAATTTGTCGCGACCACGGGCGCTGCTCGACAGTTCGCCGATCTTCTCGACCCTGCGCCAGGAAGAAAAAGACACCTTCAGTCAGAACATGAGCCTGCAAACCTTCCGTGCCGGCGAAGTCATTCTCGCGGGCGGCGAGGTCAGCGATCATCTGTTCATTATTGAGTCCGGTGTGGTGTCGGTGACTTTGAAGCGTCACGGCACGCCGTTCGAATCCGGGCGCATGGGGCCGGGCGAGGTCATCGGCGAGGCGGGGATTCTGTCCGATTCCTCGCTGCCGGCGGACTTTTCGGCGAAAACCTTTTGCGTGCTGTACCGCATTGAAAAGTCCTACCTGAAGCCGTGCCTCGACGCCCGTCACGACATCAACGACGCGATGCAAGCCTTGCTCGATTATCGCCTGCACAAGGCGCAATCGCTGACCGAGGAAGCGCCGGTGGTGGCGCCGAAGAAAGGCTTCCTGCAATGGCTGCGCAGCCGCGCCTGATGGTTATGCGTGGGCAGCGAGTTTCCGTTCCAGGTGCAGACGCACCTGCGGCCACTCGTCGTCGATGATGCTGAACCGTACCGAATTGCGCTTGCGCCCGTCCGGCATGATCCGCTCATGACGGACGATGCCTTCCTGCTGTGCGCCAAGGCGCAGAATCGCATTGCGTGACTTCTGGTTATTCTCGTCGGTGGTGAACTGCACCCGCACGGAATCGAGCACGTCGAAGGCGTGACACAGCATCAGGTACTTGGCCTCGGTGTTAACGAAGGACTTCTGCCAGCGTGCCGCAATCCAGCTGCTGCCGATTTCCAGCTTGCGATTGAGCGGGTCGATCTTCCAGAAGCGCGTTGAGCCGATCACTTCGCCAGTGTCTTTTAAGACAATGACAAACGGCATGACCGTGCCAGCGTCACGGCCATCGAGGGCTTTTTTCAGGTAGCTGTCGACGGTGCTGGCCGACGGCACGACCGTGACGGTGAGGTTCCACAACTCGCCGTCGGCGGCAGCGTGGAGCAGGGCGGCAGCATCTGAATACTGAAGCGGGCGCAAAAGGATGCGCTGACCTTGCAGCGTGGTTGACATGGAATTGCGGTCTCGGCAGTGCGGGCGAATGGCGAGCGCCTATTACGCCGCAGCGGGTGGATCCGATGCAACCGTGGCGATGTTCACGAGGTCACAATTTTCACAGCCCATGGGCAGGAGCCTCAGCCGATGAAAAACCTGCGGATCGCCACCTACAACGTCAACGGCCTGCGCGCGCGGTTGCCGAATCTGCTGGATTGGCTCAAACGCGAGCAACCGGACATCGCCTGCCTGCAAGAACTCAAATCCCTCGACAGCGCATTTCCAGCGGCGGAACTGGAATCTGCGGGGTATGGCGCAATCTGGCAGGGCCAGGCCTCGTGGAACGGCGTGGCAATTCTCGCCCGCGATGCGCAGCCGCTAGAAAGTCGACGCGGCTTGCCGGGAGATCCCGCTGACAAGCACAGCCGTTATCTGGAAGCAGCGGTGCACGGCGTTCTGGTCGGGTGCCTGTACCTGCCCAACGGTAACCCGCAGCCCGGTCCGAAATTCGATTACAAACTGGCTTGGTTCGAGCGGCTGATCAGCTATGCGAAAGACCTGCAAAGCAGCGATCACCCGGTGGTGCTGGCCGGTGATTACAACGTCGTGCCCACTGATATGGACATCTACAACACCCGCTCCTGGCTCAAGGATGCGCTGCTGCAACCTGAGAGTCGCGAGTGTTATCAGCGCTTGCTCGATCAGGGCTGGACCGATTCGCTGCGGCATCTGTATCCCGAGGATCGCCTCTATACGTTCTGGGATTACTTCCGCCAGCACTGGCAAACCAACTCCGGACTGCGCATCGATCATCTGCTGCTCAACCCGGCGCTGAGTCCCTATTTGCACGAGGCCGGCGTAGACGCCTGGGTGCGCAACGAACCGCACGCCAGTGACCATGCGCCAACGTGGATTCGTATCGGTTCACGCAAGAAACGCTAGCGGGCGATTGGCGAAATCAATTGTCGAAAACAGTGCCCGATCCCGTATACATGGCGACCATCAACGCAGTGACCTGCGGCCCCATGCATAAGGATCGAGCAATGAGTGAGCCACGCCTGACGAATCTGAAGCTGTACCTGCAACGCCTCGGTTTCGAAACGCCACCAGCACCGACACTCGAGACCTTGCGCCTTCTGCAATTGCGCCACACCGGCGTGTTTCCATTCGAGAACCTGGCGACGATTACCGGTGCTCCGGTGTTGATCGATCTGCCGTCCATCGAAGAAAAAATCCTCGTCGGTGGCCGTGGTGGTTACTGCTACGAACTCAACAACCTGTTCTTTGCCTTGTTGCTTGAACTGGGCTTCGACGTACGCGCTATCAGCGGGCGCGTGGTGATGAATCAGCCGGAAGGCAGCTGGACGGCGCGCACGCACCGCTTGAGTCTGGTGACCATCGACGATGTGCGCTACATCACCGATGTCGGTTTTGGTGGCATGGTGCCGACTGCACCGCTGCTGCTCGACACCGAAGCGGAGCAACCAACGCCACACGAACCTTATCGCATTGAAAAACAGGCCGACGGCTACATGCTGCGTGCCAACGTGGCGGGGGAATGGCGGCCGATGTACCTGTTCGATCTGCAACGCCAGGAAGACATCGATTACACCGTCGGCAATTGGTATGTCTCGACTCACCCTGAGTCACCGTTCAGCCAGCGTCTGATGGTGGCGCGCACCGGGGAGGGCTGGCGCAAGACGCTGAACAACGGCAGCTTCGCTGTGCATCGAATGGGCGCCGAAAGCAAGCGGCGTGAGGTCGCGGACGTCGAGGATCTACTCGATCTGCTTGAGGTTGAGTTCGGGATACGTGTCGCGCGCCCAGAGTTTTTAAGGCCGGTGCTCGGACACCTTATCCAGCCTGGTCAGGGATCCTCAGCGTAAGCATCGACCTGGATCGTGAAGCGATTGATCTTCGCCCACGACTCCCGTTGCCTGACCTCTGTTTCCTCTGAGCCAATGCTGATCAGGTAGTTGATGCCTGTTGCTGGATCTCTGAATCCATTTTGGGTCGAGTCCCAGACACAACAGGCGCGCGTGATCGGCGAAATCCCGAAGTGCTGTTCAAGGTACTGTTCGGCTTTCGAAGCATTGGCCCCGGATACTTCATAGCTGGCGGAAAATGGCTGGCCCATGCGATCAAGCGCCTGTGTGCAGCCTTTGAATTCAACAAACGATGGCTTGTCTGCGAGCTTCGACAGAAAGTCATCACAGCCAAAGTCGGCACTGGCACTGGCACTGCTGGCAATGACCAGCAACAGCGCGGGTATCAATCGGATAAGTAGCAACCGTTTCAATTATTTCTCCACCAGCAATTCACCGACATATTTCCCGCCTTCACCTTTGACTCGCCGGCAGATCAGGTAGTCGTAGACATCGTTCCATTTGATCAGCTCATAAAAGGTGACACAGCCGTCGGACAAATGACCGACATGGATGTAACGGCTGCTGTTGCCTTTTGTGCCTTGCAGTTCGATTGGAAACCAGACATCGGTGCAATGCAGATTACCTTGTGCCTTGTAGCCATCCGTGGAGATATTTCCGTGGGAGCGGTCAGGGGCCATGATCCGGTGGCGTCCGGGAGGGATCGGGGTAAATTCGCCGCCCCACTGGCTGTTCAGCGTCACCTTCGCCGTTTTTCCATTGAAGCTGACCTGTGCCCATTGCTGCAGGAGTTTGCCTTTGAACTCCGATATCGCATGGGCCGGTGCTCCGGTGTACTTGACCTTAACGGTGGCCGGCGCTGTGGGCGGGGTGTCCATCAGGTACTTCAAGGCATTTTCGGTTTTCAGGCTGGCCGTCTGCCCGACGAACTCCGAATTGCCGTCGGCAATCCGGAAGTAGGTTCGACCACCGGACTCCTTGGTGAAGGTCACTTTGGTGTATTCGCAGAGGGCGACAAGTGTGCCCTTAGGCTCGAGTTTGACACTCAGCCAACCGTTTTCGTCAGCCCGTTTGGTGTATTTGGTGACAACGACCGCCGGATGCGTACTGCCACCCTGTCGGTTCGAGGGAGCCTGGTTATTGTTGAGGATTGCCTGCGCCATGCTGGTTACAGCTCCTTTCAGGTGAATTCAGCCGCTGGTTTTTTTCTGCTCAGGCTAGGTCGTCAGGCTCCAGATGCAGCATTTCGCTCGCGCGGGTCGACACTCTTTGAGTCAGTCCGCGCTCATTGGTGACACCGCGGATTACCTTGCCCGACGCGGTGGTGATCTTGTAAGCGAAGTCGGGTACGGGCTCGCCATCGGCGTCCAGCAACGTGAACTGTTCGTCGAAACCCAAGTTGATCGGCGGAACGGGGCTGATCGCTGCGCCACCGCCGCTCTGGCCAATGATGACGGTGCCGGAACCGCCGACGATAACGTCGCCGTGGCTGCCCAGGCTGCCTTGCGTGGCGGCGTTTTTACCATTGATGAAAACGGTCGCGGAAATGTTGCCGCTGATGGAGCTGCCGCAAGAGGCGGGGTCGCCGAGGCGCGCGGCTGGCAAACCATCGAAGAATACGTCGGGGGAGCCGGCAACTATTTTCTGTGCCGCATGGGCAGGGCATGTCGTGGCATCTGTTGCGCGTGCAGCGGGCTTTCCACTCATGGTGATGTCCTTTTCTTGCCCGGCAGCGGGCATCCATTAATCCGTACGGCGTGGTGCTTGATCCTGCCACGTGATAGGGGAGCACTCAAGTGGTCAGGCCGTTTGAGTGATGAGTAACCCTCCGCTGTTTTTTTGTATACAAAACCATGGACACTTGTCGCGAGTTTTGAATACAGTGTGCGCATAACAAAAACCAGGGAACCCCCCACCATGAAAACGCCCCATGTTTCACACCAACGGCCCGAGGACGAAAATCTCGGGGTCGGCGCGAATATGGCTTACGGCCTGCAACATGTTCTGACCATGTACGGCGGTATCGTTGCGGTGCCACTGATCATCGGCCAGGCGGCCGGCCTGTCGCCGGCAGACATAGGTTTGTTGATTGCTGCTTCATTGTTTGCGGGGGGGCTGGCGACACTGCTGCAAACCCTGGGTCTACCGTTTTTTGGCTGTCAATTGCCGCTGGTGCAGGGCGTGTCGTTCTCCGGCGTGGCGACCATGGTCGCGATCGTCAGCAGTGGTGGGGAGGGCGGCTTTCAATCTGTGCTCGGCGCGGTGATAGCGGCGTCCTTGATAGGTCTGCTGATCACGCCGGTGTTCTCGCGAATCACCAAGTTCTTCCCGCCACTGGTTACCGGCATCGTGATCACCACCATCGGCTTGACGCTGATGCCAGTGGCCGCACGCTGGGCGATGGGCGGCAACAGCCATGCGCCGGACTTCGGCAGCATGCAAAACATCGGTCTGGCGGCGGTCACGCTGGTATTGGTGCTGCTGCTGAGCAAGGTCGGCAGCTCGACCATCTCGCGTCTGTCGATCCTGTTGGCCATGGTGATCGGCACGGTGCTGGCGGTGTTCCTCGGCATGGCAGACTTCTCCAACGTCACCACTGGCCCGATGTTCGGCTTCCCGACGCCGTTCCATTTCGGCATGCCGACCTTCCACTTCGCCGCGATCCTGTCGATGTGCATCGTGGTCATGGTGACGCTGGTAGAAACGTCGGCAGACATTCTGGCGGTCGGTGAAATCATTGGCACCAAGGTCGATTCCAAGCGTCTGGGCAACGGTCTGCGGGCGGACATGCTGTCGAGCATGTTTGCGCCGATCTTCGGCTCGTTCACCCAGAGTGCTTTCGCCCAGAACGTCGGGCTGGTGGCGGTCACCGGGATCAAGAGCCGTTACGTGGTGGCCACTGGCGGGATCTTCCTGGTGATCCTTGGCCTGCTGCCGTTCATGGGCCGCGTCATCGCGGCGGTGCCGACGTCGGTACTCGGCGGCGCCGGTATCGTGCTGTTCGGTACCGTGGCGGCCAGCGGCATCCGTACGCTGTCGAAAGTTGATTACCGCAACAACGTCAACCTGATCATCGTCGCTACTTCGATCGGTTTCGGCATGATCCCGATTGCTGCGCCGAACTTCTACGATCATTTCCCGAGCTGGTTCGCGACCATTTTCCACTCGGGCATCAGCTCGTCGGCGATCATGGCGATCCTGCTCAACCTGGCGTTCAACCACTTCACCGCCGGTAACTCGGATCAACAGTCGGTATTTGCCGCAGCGGAAGAGCGCACCCTGCGTTATCGCGATCTGGCGGCGCTGCGTGAAGGTGATTACTTCAGCGACGGCAAGCTGCATGACTGCGACGGCAAGGAAGTGCCGGTGATCGAGCCGGATGATCACGATCATGGGCAGGGTGCGCCGAAGGTGCAGGTGAAGAGTAGCGAGCACGTCTGACGGCTGACTCTAAATAAAAAGGGCCGATCTGTTAAACACAGATCGGCCCTTTTTCATTTCAAGATCAAAAGATCGCAGCCTTCGGCAGCTCCTACACAGATCTCATACTCCGCCGATTCTGCGGATGAACGCTGAATCTGTAGGAGCTGCCGAAGGCTGCGATCTTCTGATCTTTTCCATCGCCCACAAAAAAGCCCCTGAATCTTTCGATTCAGGGGCTTTGCTATTTGGCTCCACAACCTGGACTCGAACCAGGGACCCAATGATTAACAGTCATTTGCTCTACCAACTGAGCTATTGCGGAATTGGTGCGTATGTTACTGATTCAAAAAGAGAAGTCAAGCACCGGTTGCAAAAATGAGTGAATTTTCGGGATGGATGGTGGTTTGTCAGCGATTGGCGGTTACCAGAACCGTAGCAGAGGTCTACCATGGCCGCCCGGAAGTGGTCACACGCGCTGCCGGCCATTCGCCGCAAAGGTACGCGCCATGAATCATTCAAACCGCAACAACGAGGTGCTCGCATGAGCATCGCGCAAATCAGCTTGCCCAAAGGCGTCGGCCCACACGCCGAAAAACTCTTGGATGCAATCACCCAGGCCAGTACCGCCGAGGAATTGAACCGCGCGGGCGGTAAGGCTGAAGGTTTTGTCCTGGGTCTTGAAAGCACCAAGGCGATCAAAAGCCAGATCGCCGAATCGCTGTACGTCGTCTATGACGATGCCGCGACTCAGCGCGCGACTGAACTGGCTTAACTGCCGAAGGTGATAGTGCCCAGCATCAGTTTGGCGTAGGCCGCAGTGGCTGCCAGTTGCACCAGCCACAGCGCCAGGCCACCCAGAAACACCCCGGCGGCGACTTGCAGCACCAGGCTTTTTTCGCGTTTGGCCGAGGCGCGGGGGATGAAATCATCCAGGTCGTCACGGTCGGCACGCAGGTTGTCGTTTTTCATATGGGGTCTCTTCAGAAATCTCGGGTGTACACAAAACCTGTAGGAGTGAGCCTGCTCGCGATAGCGTCGTGTCAGCCGAAGCTTCATTACCTGACATGCCGCTATCGCGAGCAGGCTCACTTCTACAGTTTGGATTTGTGTGCAGTCTAGAGGTTATGGGCGCTGTTCATCAGGCAAATAAAAACGGGAAGCCCAAAGGCTTCCCGTTTTTCATCACGCGGCGAAATCAGATGACCTGAACAATCGCATCCGTCACAGCCTTGATGTTGCTCTGGTTCAGCGCTGCTACACAGATACGGCCGGTATCCAGTGCGTAAATGCCGAACTCGTTACGCAGGCGATGCACTTGTTCAGTGGTCAGGCCCGAGTAAGAGAACATGCCGCGCTGACGACCAACGA comes from Pseudomonas sp. RU47 and encodes:
- a CDS encoding DUF4952 domain-containing protein, producing MKRLLLIRLIPALLLVIASSASASADFGCDDFLSKLADKPSFVEFKGCTQALDRMGQPFSASYEVSGANASKAEQYLEQHFGISPITRACCVWDSTQNGFRDPATGINYLISIGSEETEVRQRESWAKINRFTIQVDAYAEDP
- the ycaC gene encoding isochorismate family cysteine hydrolase YcaC, yielding MTTQYKRLDKNNAAVLLVDHQAGLLSLVRDIEPDKFKNNVLALADLAKYFKLPTILTTSFETGPNGPLVPELKALFPEAPYIARPGQINAWDNEDFVKAIKATGKKQLIIAGVVTEVCVAFPALSALEEGFDVFVVTDASGTFNELTRESAWNRMSSAGAQLMTWFGLACELHRDWRNDIEGLGTLFSNHIPDYRNLMTSYSTLTNGK
- a CDS encoding nucleobase:cation symporter-2 family protein, which produces MKTPHVSHQRPEDENLGVGANMAYGLQHVLTMYGGIVAVPLIIGQAAGLSPADIGLLIAASLFAGGLATLLQTLGLPFFGCQLPLVQGVSFSGVATMVAIVSSGGEGGFQSVLGAVIAASLIGLLITPVFSRITKFFPPLVTGIVITTIGLTLMPVAARWAMGGNSHAPDFGSMQNIGLAAVTLVLVLLLSKVGSSTISRLSILLAMVIGTVLAVFLGMADFSNVTTGPMFGFPTPFHFGMPTFHFAAILSMCIVVMVTLVETSADILAVGEIIGTKVDSKRLGNGLRADMLSSMFAPIFGSFTQSAFAQNVGLVAVTGIKSRYVVATGGIFLVILGLLPFMGRVIAAVPTSVLGGAGIVLFGTVAASGIRTLSKVDYRNNVNLIIVATSIGFGMIPIAAPNFYDHFPSWFATIFHSGISSSAIMAILLNLAFNHFTAGNSDQQSVFAAAEERTLRYRDLAALREGDYFSDGKLHDCDGKEVPVIEPDDHDHGQGAPKVQVKSSEHV
- the xth gene encoding exodeoxyribonuclease III, coding for MKNLRIATYNVNGLRARLPNLLDWLKREQPDIACLQELKSLDSAFPAAELESAGYGAIWQGQASWNGVAILARDAQPLESRRGLPGDPADKHSRYLEAAVHGVLVGCLYLPNGNPQPGPKFDYKLAWFERLISYAKDLQSSDHPVVLAGDYNVVPTDMDIYNTRSWLKDALLQPESRECYQRLLDQGWTDSLRHLYPEDRLYTFWDYFRQHWQTNSGLRIDHLLLNPALSPYLHEAGVDAWVRNEPHASDHAPTWIRIGSRKKR
- a CDS encoding arylamine N-acetyltransferase family protein, producing MSEPRLTNLKLYLQRLGFETPPAPTLETLRLLQLRHTGVFPFENLATITGAPVLIDLPSIEEKILVGGRGGYCYELNNLFFALLLELGFDVRAISGRVVMNQPEGSWTARTHRLSLVTIDDVRYITDVGFGGMVPTAPLLLDTEAEQPTPHEPYRIEKQADGYMLRANVAGEWRPMYLFDLQRQEDIDYTVGNWYVSTHPESPFSQRLMVARTGEGWRKTLNNGSFAVHRMGAESKRREVADVEDLLDLLEVEFGIRVARPEFLRPVLGHLIQPGQGSSA
- a CDS encoding GNAT family N-acetyltransferase; protein product: MSTTLQGQRILLRPLQYSDAAALLHAAADGELWNLTVTVVPSASTVDSYLKKALDGRDAGTVMPFVIVLKDTGEVIGSTRFWKIDPLNRKLEIGSSWIAARWQKSFVNTEAKYLMLCHAFDVLDSVRVQFTTDENNQKSRNAILRLGAQQEGIVRHERIMPDGRKRNSVRFSIIDDEWPQVRLHLERKLAAHA
- a CDS encoding isochorismatase family protein translates to MNTVNAANFDGQKPTIDASDAAMLLIDHQSGLFQIVKDMDVPQLRANAVALAKAATLLKMPVITTASVPQGPNGPLIPEIHEAAPHAQYVARKGEINAWDNPEFHAAVKATGKKTLVIAGTLTSVCLAFPSIAAVHEGYKVFAVVDASGNHSKLATDLTVARLAQAGVVPIDIMATLSELQGSWNRPDAEQWAAVYAQAMPHYQLLIESYLKAQQVANEHEVLDSQR
- a CDS encoding PAAR domain-containing protein, whose amino-acid sequence is MSGKPAARATDATTCPAHAAQKIVAGSPDVFFDGLPAARLGDPASCGSSISGNISATVFINGKNAATQGSLGSHGDVIVGGSGTVIIGQSGGGAAISPVPPINLGFDEQFTLLDADGEPVPDFAYKITTASGKVIRGVTNERGLTQRVSTRASEMLHLEPDDLA
- a CDS encoding mechanosensitive ion channel family protein, yielding MLSLLTEHPLFCALILILLDLGLWRLISSHGSEWKLLVRVLIFTLFSVLLFNEGLNPMEPAPWADNVPLHLAATGLQIGWWLFGARTLTVLIGAVMMQRVGHTGRLLQDLLGAVIFLIAIIAALAYVLDLPVKGVLATSGALAIIVGLALQSTLSDVFSGIVLNTTKPYQLDDWISIDGTEGRVTDIDWRATRLQTSQGSMAVIPNSLAAKAKIINFSRPSNMFGVAVSVQVSPHARPSSVIDALERAMQGCRQLLDTPAPSVALKSSGSSGAEYEISGFVASMGEKRVVRNQLFDLAYRHLQASGVNLLSSDESTAPTNLSRPRALLDSSPIFSTLRQEEKDTFSQNMSLQTFRAGEVILAGGEVSDHLFIIESGVVSVTLKRHGTPFESGRMGPGEVIGEAGILSDSSLPADFSAKTFCVLYRIEKSYLKPCLDARHDINDAMQALLDYRLHKAQSLTEEAPVVAPKKGFLQWLRSRA